The sequence GCAAATACCATTTTTCACATTTGATTAACTTTTGAAATATCAGCAGATTATCCAATGCAATATATTAAAGAATAAAGGgcaaaattagctttaaaaaacaaagaaaacCTAAATAGAAATTCAAGTACTGCATAACAAATGTAACACTTTTGAAATGCATAGCGTTTGGTCAACATTGAAATGAAGCttgttaaatgttttaaaatgcattttgatagtcaagtcaaaaagttccattgTAGAGACAACGTCAACAGCATTGGTCCATAAAACCTTCAGATCAAGTTGGATATGGCTGTATCCTAAGAGGACAAAATAGGATTTCACACATACCATACTAGAGAAAACCAGTTTTACCAATACAGTAATTGatcaaaataaaaatgtgattaaaCATTGACAAACCAATCTCAATAAGATCTCTTTTGTTGAGCGGCAACAAAATCGATAAGTGAACATTTATTCGATCAAATCAATAACTGCTTATATCCTTAAACAATCAACATGTCTATGAACTTTTCCCCCCCAATTCAAATCTGTTTGAAATTGCCTCAGAGGtatgtaaaataaaaacattagtACATTCAAACAGGAAATATTACAGAATAATATGTGTGGAACTTACAATTAAAATATAGTGCCATCAAGCCATACAACATACATTGCTCAAATAATATACGTTCTTTTGAGATAAGAtaaaaagataatacaaacactATGTACTTCAGAACCACAGAGAACATTTTCAGCAGTCATCTTGTACAAAGACACAGTATCCTAAGCTCCCAGAGCCTTTTTGTGTCTCATCCCATTAATTTACAgggtgtaacacacacacagggcacaaTATTACAGACATATTGTGTAGAACAGACCTTTGTCACGAGAATCCGCAATGGTGTAAGTTCTTTACAACAGATATCTAGAACATGCTGAAATTATATATAATCACCCTTCTGAAAAAACACCTGACTGCAGCCTTCCACTGGAGGTGGGAATGAGAGAGCTAACATTAcaacacaaaacaaacattttaacaAACAAAGAGCAGTGCATCCAGGCTAAATCAGCAAGCAGTCCAGAGCAGGGCAAACTAGTGGTGGCTAGACCCAGGCAtgcagagggaggaggtagggtcTCCATATGAGCAAGGCCTTCAGCTGGAAATATTTGCACTGTTGTTACATTTGCCATATCTGTAGTGGATGCTGAGGAGGACTAAGCCCAGGCAGAAGCAGACAGAGCCCACAGTGATGTAAGCAATGCCCAGGAAGGGGTTTTTGCCACCCATCCAGGAGATGGCGCTCAGAATCATGCGCTTCCTACCATCGAAGCTTCGCACTGGGTAATCTGAGGTCACATGGTTAAAGAAAATGACAGCAGCGCATCTGGACACAAGGATTCTAAAGATAATTGTGCGTGTCTTATGTAGACTTTGTGAATGGTAAAAGAGAATGAAGATTCATTACAGTAAGCATTGTACTCTACATAGGTTTATAACTGAACAAACTCATATGGCTCTGTCTCCTATGTGCAATGTTCACTCAATACAAACATATGCCTGCCACAAATCTCTAGGTTGTAATGTATTGCAGTCTTTCTCAAAAGGATACTGTATGTGACCTCCAGGATGTATTCTCCTCGGGGCAACGTGGGGGTCATGTTGTTGGGCTTCTTCTGGATGATGCGGTACAGCTTGCGGAAGGTGGGCAGGGCAGCGGTCCTCATCCACACAATGAAATCCTCATTGATGAAGCCATTGTTGTCAGAGTCTGATGGGTCTAGCTCAAAGACAGGCTTTCTCCAGTTCACAGGTTTGCTTGTGCCTGAAGGAGGAAAAAGGCCAAGTCAGTCATGATAATTTGATTATTACAAGGGAGTTGTGTCATTTTGCATGGTATGCAAATCACCTTGGAAAACTACAGTGAGGTTGTTGTTTCCACTGGGGTTCCTGAATTTGACATGCTTGTCCGTCCACCATGCAATACCCTTCTTTACCAGAGGAATTGCAGTTCTGGAGCCATTAGGGTCAATGTAATAGAGCTCCAGAGTGTCTGATGAGAAATACATGGCAGTCAATAGCAAGCCCGGTCTCTGAAATAGTGGACCAACACTGATGCTTCATGGCAAACTAGAGTAAAGCCACTCCAAAAACTCTAGTCAAGGGTTGGTCCAAATAGGTAGACGTTTATCTACAGtacatttgtaaagtattcagaccccttccctttttccacattgttactttaccttattctaaaattcattaaaacattccccccctccccctcgaTCTACACACGAtactccacaatgacaaagcaaaaacagacatTAGACATTTTGGCTAATGCGttcaaaataaaacagaaatgccttattaacataagtattcagaccctttgctatgagactcgaaactgagctcaggtgtatcctgattccattgatcatccttgagatgtttctataatttgattagagtccacctgtggtaaattcaattgattggacaataTTTAGAAAGgaacacaccagtctatataaggtcccacattttatagtgcatgtcaaagcaaaaaccaagccataaggttgaaggaattgtccatagagcatcgagacaggattgtgtggaggcacagatctggggaaggataccaaaaatgtatgcagcattgaaggaccccaaagaacacagtggcctcaatcattcttaaatggaagaagtttggaaccaccaagactcttcctagctgCCCAGCAAAActgaggtctgaatactttccgaatgcactgtaaatagttTTATATAAGTTTGTAGTTGCGCATTGGTGTGTGCCGTAATGTTACTAAGAGACTGCGGAACCGAAAATGGCAACTATTTGTTAAGTGAATTCCGCCCTCAAGTCTTACCATTGAAGAGGCTATTGGCGATAGCACCACATGGAGCAATAGGCTTGTCACTGCTGCGGTACGGCTCACATTCCTTGCTGGGGCTCTGTAAAGAGTGCCAAGAAGTTTCAGTGCAGCGTAAAAATAATGGATGTTTAAAGCTAACAATTAGGCCGACATCTATTCAATGTATAATGTGATACTTGACAGATGTCGCTTACGCCCTCACAATTTAGTGTACCCGTACCATACCTGTAGAGAAGTCTTATCTCCGTTTAACTGGCTGTCATCTCTGGACTTCACATAGCGTCTGTGATTCTGATAAAAGTTGGACAATCCGTAGTACATGAAGACATTACTCTGTCGGGGAAGAATTTCAGATCAATGAGTAATAAATTAGTTCAGTTATTCATCAGATGAGAGAATAGGCCTTCATAAGACATTACAACAATGCTGGAACTCCAAGATGAAAGTGCAGGAGGCTGAGTGTCTAAATAAGGATTTCCTTCACATAATAACATCATCCTGTAAAATCTATTTGAGTGCATAATAAATAACATTAAGGGAAATGGTGTAAAATAGTAATGATCGATTCTGAATAGAGGCCGACCGTTAAGTGTTTCTAAATAGAGCAGCTAATGGACACTAAGTATGCCTCCAGTCCAGTTATTACCGATTGACTTGTCTAAACATTTAATTGTGATTATACAGTACTTTGAGGACCCAAAAGGGTAAATAAAGTTGTAGGTTGTTCAGTTTACCTCAAATGGTTGATCCAGAGAGAAGGGTACAGAACAGGTACATGACTTTGTGTTGTTCCAGCTGTAGCTTTGAGAACAGTTGTAGCACGGACTTGACATGTCAACACCAGTGTAATCAATCTGTAAATTAGGGAGATTATCAATAACATTTAGCGTCAATTTAGCTAGCAATTACACTCAAAGCAGACAAACTGAAAGATGTTTAGCTAGCCAACAGCGTTAACCCATACACAATCAAAATGAATGGACTATGCTATGGTACCTATACTTTATGgatagttagctaacgttacctcgAACTCTTTGATGTTGTTTGAGGTCACGAAAAGCCCAACGCCGATGGGGATGAAGATGAGACCAATTACAAAGAAAGCAGGAAGAACAGTGCCGGCTGTCAAAATAGGTTGCCAAGCGGGCAGTCTTTGCTGTTTGAACGCAGTGTTGTCCGGCATTTTATTTGTCATAGTTCCTGCGCCTACATGGCCGGTAGCACCAGGCTGGTGTCTGTCCTCTTCCTTGGCGTTGTAGCTAGACGCCATCATGTCTGCAGTTCTCGTCGAACAAAATAATCCACACTGTCAACAACAGTGACAGCTGGCTGTCGCGCGTAAACTTTCGTTTCTAAGTGAATCAACCCGTTATCTTCTCGATAATGTTACGTAGCCTTAAAtgtaatcatttaaaaaaatacaaacattGTGGATTTACTTTGGTGGGAATTTCGAGTTACCGTGAGAGCGAAAGTAGGCAGCTATGAGAATAAATCAGGAAACTTCTATCAATCCAAGGATGTTGCACGTGATCAGGTAAAGTGCACGCCCCTTTGATTCTCTAAAAAAAtacccttgtgagaccatataaATTAATCAGAATACTTTTTTTCGGTGTGAGGCAGAGGTTTGAAACTCCCATCCGAACAGACAATGTTCAattataattaaaaaaaatatatttattgttGTATAGGATGTATTCatcattaaagctgcaatatgtaacttttttggCGAAGAccaattcacatagaaatgtgtgttatagatctgtcattctcattgaaagcaagaaGGATGCAATTGCGGGCCGCTGTCCGGGCGTTCTTGCATGTGGGCATATCTGCATTTGCAGGATCCCTCTTTATACTTCTATTGTTACATTTTTAAAGGACAGGCCGGAGGCAGGGGTGCTCCAGTCATTGGTGACCTGTTTTTCAGGGCAGGTGTGGCTCTAGCTcataattttatatatatatcacacacgcacacacacacacacacacacacacacctcttgtgcgcatgttgattttgtccactcACACCtgacgcaggttgaaatatcaaaacgagctctgaaccaactatattaatttggggacaggtcaaaaatcATTACACATTTATGTcaatttaactagctagcttgctgttgctagctgatttgtcctgggatataaacattgggtttttattttacctgaaatgtacAATATCGCTAcactgacaattaatccacagataaaagggttctttctagtaatctcttcttctttggactttatatggcggttggaaACCTACTTTAAGGTGcgttaccaccaccaactggacttgagtgtggacctcagttcatctttcaatcacccacgtgggtatatgtttctaaaaaccaatgaggagatgggagagccgGACTTGCAGTGCGTCaagtgttccaaatggaaccatGTTCTATTAtagcgcctggctacgcagactcgagcagtgtgggtgcaatgactgaataacatgtatgtgtacattcaTTTTGCAACGCTTGCGCACGCGACGTGGGCGGTGTGGTCAGTATGTAAGAATTTTGTTCCTCTCCCCCTCAGAACTtatcctactgttctgacttggtggtgcacatgtaaccTATAGCCTGTttcagagaaatgtcatcatcgaatattgtaagtgctttcattgtctgtttatatgccccctttatttatcctatggttctgacttgttgtagagggagaatactgtaagaacggcctaTGTTCTGATTTCTGTGCTGCCtgtttcaaaagtgctgaacaaatacatCCATTTTAGCTCGCTCAtttgtcttaatcaaaattatggCTTACCTCTTATCTGCTCATTGTTCCCAATTGTTATATTGCTTATACAGGTCTATATCATTAGTATCTTATTAATAATTTTAGGCAATATTGGAATGATGCATTTCATTGTTTTGCTTACTTTGTGAATCATAATTAGCTCATGTGCTTTTCTCCACGAGGAGAGGGGTacaatataatgttgttgggcATGTAACTGTGTTTGCCAGTGACAGTCTCTTCCTAATTTCCCCCCAAATAATTCTACAAAAAGATCAGTAATAGACCCATGTAATTCCAATTGATATTGCGAGAGCTGTTATGTTTGTGCTGtgcgctgtctgtgtgttggtatATTGTCTTTAAAAGTGGACCCTCGTGATTGTATTTTCCTTCCTTTTTAGACCACATACTGTAGGTCTTATAAAATACTTAAAATGGTAGGCATACCGCGTCTCTCtcgcctgtgtctctctctctctgtgatgactTAAAGAAGAGTAAAGTTAAGGCCTCAACATCTTGCTGATTTTATCTTAATTTCAGTCAGTGTCCATTTTGAAAGTGCAGAACGACTTGGCCTACCTCGTCGCAGGTCGTTTGCGTGCAGTTTCTTATACTTAGAGCTAAGTGTTAATGATGAATTTactgaaaataaatgtaataatgttTCTGTATGGTTCAAAACTCAATCATGTCGGCATTTGTTCATTTTGAAGAAGAATGCGATTCTTATTGAGTTACACAAATCCACAAGGAGTTAGTAGAAACCATATTTATTTAAGCACATCAGGTAtggtttttaaaaaggcagtaaatgagtctGAATGAACTGTTTGGCTGTCAGATGAGGCTCCACTGATaggcaggtgtagcagtggtaatgaTTCACTCCACgttatagtgcaatgaatgtattgtttaatgttgtgtagtGTCTTTGCTGGCATGTATAAAAAAATAGATTTAGTTTGGCCCATCAtactaaaatcgccactggctCCAGTACACTAGGTGGTGTTAATGCACAATAACATTGGATGCCAGCCACAGATAAGCCCCACCGAAGAAGGGGTGGTTGCCACaacgatagctagctagctgtacacCGGTAGTGTCCCTCTCCCTGCCTATTGGGCACTATGGGGTATGCTGGCACTTATCACCCACCATAGTGTTGTGCTAGCGGGAGACGGGGCGaccggtagacagtgtccttcgccCCCAGATGTCTGGCACTGTTTTCCcacagatcaaatcaaaatcaaagtcaaatttatttatatagaccttcttagatcagctgatatctcaaagtgctgtacagaaacccagcctaaaactccaaacagcaagcaatagaagctgcagctgtagaagcacagtggctaggaaaaactccctagaaaggccaaaacctaggaagaaacctaaagaggaaccaggctatgaggggtggcctgtcctcttctggctgggctGGGTggaatttttttttatataacagaacatggccaagatgttcaaatgttcataaatgaccagcatggtcaaataataataatcacagtagtggtcgagggtgcaacaggtcagcacctcaggagtaaatgtcagttggcttttcatagccgatctatctctaccactcctgctgtctctagagagttgaaaacagaaggtctgggacaggtagcacgtctggtgaacaggccagggttccatagccgcaaacacaacagttgaaactggagcagcagcacagccaggtggactggggacagcaaggagtcatcatgccaggttgtcctgaggcatggtcctagggctcaggtcccccgagagagagaaatagagaattagagagagcatacttaaattcacacaggacaccggataagaaagGAGAAAtaatccagatataacagactgactctagccccccgacacataaactattgcagcataaatactggaggctgagacaggggggggggtcaggagacactgtggcactGTGAGAGACACTGTGAGATacctccggacagggccaaacaggcaggatataaccccacccactttgccaaattacagcccccacaccactagagggatatcttcaaccaccaacttaccatcctgagagacgacagagtatagcccacaaagatctcccccacggcacaacccaaggggggggcgccaacccagacaggaagaccacgtcagtgactcaacccactcaagtgatgcacccctcctagagacggcatggaagagcaccagtgagccagtgactcagcccctgtaatagggttagaggcagagaatcccagtggagagaggggaaccggccaggcagagacagcaagggcggttggttgctccagtgcctttccgttcaccttcacattcctgggccagactacactcaatcataggacctactgaagagatgagtcttcagtaaagacttaaaggttgagaccgagtttgcgtctctcacatgggtaggcagaccattccataaaaatgaagctctataggagaaagccctgcctccagctgtttgcttagaaattctagggacaattaggaggcctgcatctcaTGCAGGAATGCTCAAGGAGGTGCATTCATGTAAGAACCGATGGGATGCTTGTGGGTGTTCATGAAGGAACTGCCTACATGCAGGAACACACTGAATTGCGGGCTGCAGTTGCGCACTagttgaaagcaagtctaagaagtggtagatctgttctatgtgcgctatttctatgctcccCGTTCTTAAATTTAGTTTCTTATGTCTTTTACATTTGATTAATACACCGTCTTCAAACagttgaaaatatatttaaaagcggtctagatggtacaatgattctctacagtaGGTGATTTTTAATGCACTGTAACGTTGGATACTAGACGCCGATAAGCACTGCATGGATGGAGGCATCAAcggaaattaggcaaactattcgaattttagcagcaaggaaatggcggagcaatttctgcatattgcaccttttaaCATTTTGAATTGATCACCTTGTGTCGCAGTAGATTTTAAAATGTGCACTCATTGTTTCATTATGTTTTCATGTGACACTGGACATATCATCATCATAGGATGAGGCTACAATACGTTATATCTCAATTCACTGTAGTCTATATGATTTACAGTTTACCCTATTCAGACTTCACTGAAGTTCCCTCTGGGAAAATACTCTCATTTTTcaaattctattctattctaacccCATGTTCACTGACTAATTTGTGACACAAAGCGCCCAAATAATATTTATGTTTGGGATGGATGTATATGTCAGTGATGTAATAGATTGCAAGTGGTAGATTtttctggactgactgactgtaggtGCTCTATCCTTGAACATTGCTTTACACTCTACACTAGGTTTAGCTCCAAGACTGTCAGCCAATCATAGCTTTCTCTGGTGATCTCCTGCTAACATCAACCGCAAGTCTATGGGGCCGCAGATCCCCTACACTGATGTGACCATCTCAAAGCCTCCAAGCCAGGGGCCTGGACCACTCCCTCAAAAGCTCTCTGGCCTGCTCCCTCCCTCACGCTTTGACCTCATGGCATCAATGGTTGTGTCACATGACAATCTACCCTAGTGAGGTTTGACTGAATCCTTCCAAAATGTATCTATTCATCTCCTCAACTGAGGACTTTAACATCCCTGCTACTTCAGCCATTTATGAACCATTCTTCTTTTTGTCCCACAGGCCATTTGCTCTGAGTGAATTTGCTCATATCCATATCAGCATACAAAAAAAAGACCAGCATAgaaaatgtattacaattatGTTTCTTTCAATTGTTTCATCATGTTCACATTAATTCAATGTGTTCTATTATAATTGACAATGCTCATTGCTTGTGCATTGAGTTACGTTACAAACTGTAAAGGCAGGTCTGTTTTATACACATTTAAAACATGTAGAGATATTTAATTTATGGCATAGAcattacaaaatatattttgacgcATTTTGAATTCCTATATTTCTATACATCATTTCCCATAGGGGTTCTCAGGCTAGTTACCCTTTGACTCACAACAAACCCATCTAATGATACTGGTTTGATTCTCTCATTGGTCGATTGAGCAAATTAGAAACAATATGATTCTTTCATTCAGAGGGCACATGGTTGGTGATTGTAGACACAGGCAGCTTGTTAAACGAGTTGATTTGAATTGCTCTATGGCAAGTGAGCGCTCCACAACTGAAAGATGACTGTGACAATTTGGCTCTCCAGTGTATCACAGCAGAAGCATTGATGTATACGGCCATTTGTTTTGATATATTTTCCAATTTCATAACACACAGCAAGTCCATAAAAACACTGCCTATTCAGTAGATGAATGTGAGATGAATTAATTACTATAGTGAGTCTGGTTCAACTGATGCCTTGCCCAAAGAATGCATCCAAAATAATGTTAGAGAACATTAACATTGTCCACTCAATGTTGCATGTATTCTCATAACAATATTCTGTAggtcatctttaaaaaaaaaagtttatttaaaAACCTTTACATAAAAAAGGACACATTTAATTTGCTGCAAACCAAATGATATGGCCTCCATATTAAATGCAGTACAAAAATGCATAAT is a genomic window of Oncorhynchus tshawytscha isolate Ot180627B linkage group LG11, Otsh_v2.0, whole genome shotgun sequence containing:
- the LOC112261988 gene encoding cell cycle control protein 50A isoform X2; this encodes MMASSYNAKEEDRHQPGATGHVGAGTMTNKMPDNTAFKQQRLPAWQPILTAGTVLPAFFVIGLIFIPIGVGLFVTSNNIKEFEIDYTGVDMSSPCYNCSQSYSWNNTKSCTCSVPFSLDQPFESNVFMYYGLSNFYQNHRRYVKSRDDSQLNGDKTSLQSPSKECEPYRSSDKPIAPCGAIANSLFNGTSKPVNWRKPVFELDPSDSDNNGFINEDFIVWMRTAALPTFRKLYRIIQKKPNNMTPTLPRGEYILEVTYNYPVRSFDGRKRMILSAISWMGGKNPFLGIAYITVGSVCFCLGLVLLSIHYRYGKCNNSANISS
- the LOC112261988 gene encoding cell cycle control protein 50A isoform X1, with the protein product MMASSYNAKEEDRHQPGATGHVGAGTMTNKMPDNTAFKQQRLPAWQPILTAGTVLPAFFVIGLIFIPIGVGLFVTSNNIKEFEIDYTGVDMSSPCYNCSQSYSWNNTKSCTCSVPFSLDQPFESNVFMYYGLSNFYQNHRRYVKSRDDSQLNGDKTSLQSPSKECEPYRSSDKPIAPCGAIANSLFNDTLELYYIDPNGSRTAIPLVKKGIAWWTDKHVKFRNPSGNNNLTVVFQGTSKPVNWRKPVFELDPSDSDNNGFINEDFIVWMRTAALPTFRKLYRIIQKKPNNMTPTLPRGEYILEVTYNYPVRSFDGRKRMILSAISWMGGKNPFLGIAYITVGSVCFCLGLVLLSIHYRYGKCNNSANISS